The proteins below come from a single Prolixibacter sp. NT017 genomic window:
- the priA gene encoding primosomal protein N', protein MIHHPQRFVDVILPLPLPGKFTYSVPEEMNGELQPGVRVIVQFGKKKFYSALVHRIHNDEPTGYEIKSVETILDKQPVVHPELFEFWEWIASYYHCSLGEVMKAALPSGLKLESETRVIFNPEYETDKDELSSRENLLLTFLRNRKISSVSDLNRADQKGNAYSVIKSLLNRGAISVEESLRPGYKPRTETYVRLAEEYSGESQLTELVDDLSRAPKQQELLMRFLEYTRFGSAEALEEYNKKLLLKKVGTTTATLNTLIQKGIFKPVERRVDRISQYAGNIRDGFELSLAQEKAYAEIEQHLEDKQVTLLHGVTSSGKTEVYIRLIEKYIQEKNQVLYLLPEIALTTQIVQRLKQVFGDKAGIYHSRFNDAERVEIWNKVLNFDPESDENQYQVIIGARSSVFLPFRFPGLIIVDEEHENSYKQFDPAPRYHARDAAIVLSHLTGAKVLLGTATPAIESYYNALTGKYGLVELSERFQQIELPKILTADLRDAYKRKQMRGHFTPLLFEEIEKALEAKEQVILFQNRRGFAPFIECKTCGWVPKCKHCDVSLTYHKHNNSLVCHYCGYTLHHPSNCQACGSAEITTKGFGTEKIEDEVSLIFPNARIARMDLDTTRARKSFEKIIHDYDSGKIDILIGTQMVTKGLDFQNVSVVGILNADNLLNYPDFRAYERSYQLMAQVSGRAGRKHRQGKVIIQTSEPDHHIIQQVIENDYTGMYKGQLAERKHFKYPPYYRLIGLVLKHRDKRELERIANQLGGMLRRSFRNRVLGPEDPVINRIQTWYIKQFWLKIERDISIVSAKKKLQEILDEAKIQPGNSGVQINIDVDPM, encoded by the coding sequence ATGATACACCACCCACAGCGCTTTGTCGATGTTATTCTGCCACTTCCGTTGCCGGGAAAATTTACCTATTCGGTGCCGGAAGAGATGAATGGAGAATTGCAGCCGGGCGTGCGGGTCATTGTGCAGTTTGGAAAGAAAAAGTTCTATTCAGCATTGGTTCACCGAATCCACAACGATGAGCCCACCGGGTACGAAATCAAGTCCGTAGAAACGATACTGGATAAGCAACCCGTCGTTCATCCCGAGTTGTTTGAATTTTGGGAGTGGATTGCCTCGTACTACCACTGCTCACTGGGCGAAGTGATGAAAGCAGCTCTCCCATCCGGACTAAAACTGGAAAGCGAAACCCGGGTGATTTTCAACCCGGAATACGAGACTGACAAAGATGAACTGTCTTCCCGGGAAAACCTTCTGTTGACTTTTCTCCGTAACCGAAAAATATCGTCAGTTTCCGATTTGAACCGTGCCGACCAGAAAGGCAACGCCTATTCAGTCATCAAATCGCTGTTGAACCGGGGTGCCATTTCGGTAGAAGAATCGCTTCGCCCCGGTTACAAACCAAGGACAGAGACATACGTCCGCCTGGCCGAAGAATATTCCGGCGAAAGCCAGTTGACAGAGTTGGTAGATGACTTGTCGCGTGCACCAAAACAACAGGAACTATTGATGCGGTTTCTGGAATACACGCGTTTTGGTAGTGCGGAAGCATTGGAAGAATACAACAAGAAACTTCTGCTGAAAAAGGTCGGAACCACGACTGCCACACTCAATACACTCATCCAAAAAGGAATTTTTAAACCGGTTGAAAGACGCGTCGATCGCATCAGTCAGTATGCGGGGAATATCCGTGATGGATTTGAGCTGAGCTTGGCACAGGAAAAGGCTTACGCCGAAATCGAGCAACACCTCGAAGATAAACAGGTCACCCTGCTCCACGGCGTCACTTCCAGCGGCAAGACAGAGGTTTATATCCGTCTCATTGAAAAATATATTCAGGAAAAGAATCAGGTTTTGTACCTGTTGCCCGAAATCGCCCTGACGACTCAAATTGTGCAACGATTGAAGCAGGTGTTTGGCGACAAAGCCGGAATTTACCATAGTCGCTTCAACGATGCCGAGCGAGTAGAAATTTGGAACAAAGTGCTAAACTTCGATCCGGAATCGGACGAAAACCAGTACCAGGTTATCATCGGGGCACGTTCGTCGGTTTTTCTTCCTTTTCGGTTTCCTGGATTGATCATCGTAGACGAAGAGCACGAGAATTCATACAAACAGTTCGACCCGGCACCGCGCTACCATGCCAGAGACGCAGCCATCGTGTTGAGCCATCTGACAGGCGCAAAAGTTCTGTTGGGAACTGCTACACCAGCCATCGAGTCGTATTACAATGCCCTAACGGGAAAATACGGCCTGGTAGAGCTTTCCGAGCGTTTTCAGCAAATTGAATTGCCGAAAATCCTCACTGCCGATCTGCGGGATGCATATAAACGCAAACAGATGCGCGGACATTTCACGCCTCTGCTCTTCGAGGAAATTGAAAAAGCACTGGAAGCAAAAGAACAGGTAATTTTATTTCAGAACCGTCGTGGTTTTGCTCCATTTATCGAATGCAAAACCTGCGGCTGGGTGCCCAAATGCAAGCATTGCGATGTAAGCCTGACCTACCACAAACACAACAACTCACTGGTTTGTCATTATTGCGGCTACACACTGCATCATCCGTCTAATTGCCAGGCATGCGGAAGTGCTGAAATTACCACCAAGGGATTTGGTACCGAGAAGATTGAAGACGAAGTTTCGCTTATTTTCCCGAATGCCCGGATAGCCCGAATGGACCTGGACACCACCCGGGCACGAAAGTCGTTTGAGAAGATCATTCATGACTATGATTCCGGAAAAATCGATATACTGATTGGCACGCAAATGGTGACCAAAGGCCTCGATTTCCAAAACGTGAGTGTCGTTGGTATTCTCAATGCAGACAATCTGCTCAATTATCCCGATTTCAGAGCATACGAACGCAGCTACCAACTCATGGCACAGGTGAGCGGCCGGGCTGGCAGGAAACACCGGCAGGGAAAAGTTATTATCCAGACATCGGAGCCCGACCACCACATCATTCAGCAAGTGATCGAAAACGACTATACCGGCATGTACAAAGGACAGCTGGCCGAACGAAAGCACTTCAAGTATCCACCTTATTACCGCCTGATTGGTCTCGTTTTAAAGCATCGCGACAAGCGTGAACTGGAGCGCATTGCCAATCAACTGGGCGGCATGCTGCGACGTTCATTCCGTAACCGTGTGCTGGGCCCCGAAGATCCGGTCATTAACCGGATACAAACCTGGTACATCAAACAATTCTGGCTGAAGATAGAGCGCGATATTTCCATCGTCAGCGCCAAGAAAAAACTACAGGAAATCCTGGATGAAGCCAAAATTCAACCGGGCAACTCGGGTGTTCAGATCAACATCGATGTGGATCCGATGTAA
- a CDS encoding ParA family protein, producing MGKIIALANQKGGVGKTTTAINLAASLAVLEQKVLIIDADPQANATSGVGFDVRNVTTSIYECIVDDVDPHKTILKTETENLELLPSHIDLVGAEIEMLNRPNREMVMKNVLEKVRDDYDFILIDCSPSLGLITVNALTAADSVIIPVQCEYFALEGLGKLLNTIKIIQNRLNQKLEIEGFLLTMYDARLNLSNQVYEEVKRHFQDMVFETIIARNIKLSEAPSYGVPAISYDASSKGAVSYLNLARELLQNNEMTKLNSKQAVEQ from the coding sequence ATGGGAAAGATTATTGCATTAGCGAACCAAAAGGGTGGCGTGGGTAAAACAACCACGGCTATCAACCTTGCGGCAAGCCTTGCTGTACTGGAGCAGAAGGTACTTATTATCGATGCCGACCCCCAGGCCAACGCTACGTCGGGCGTAGGATTCGACGTTCGCAACGTTACCACAAGTATTTACGAATGTATCGTGGATGACGTCGATCCGCACAAGACGATTCTGAAAACCGAAACAGAAAATCTTGAACTTCTTCCATCACACATCGATTTAGTTGGAGCAGAAATCGAAATGCTCAACCGCCCAAATCGGGAGATGGTGATGAAAAATGTTTTGGAGAAAGTCCGCGATGATTATGATTTTATTTTGATTGACTGTTCTCCCTCTCTTGGACTTATTACTGTCAACGCTTTAACAGCTGCGGATTCTGTAATTATCCCTGTTCAGTGTGAATATTTCGCACTCGAAGGCTTGGGGAAACTGCTCAACACCATTAAGATCATTCAAAACCGGCTGAACCAGAAACTCGAAATTGAAGGTTTCCTTCTGACGATGTACGATGCCCGTCTCAACCTGTCGAACCAGGTTTACGAAGAGGTAAAAAGGCATTTCCAGGATATGGTTTTTGAAACCATTATTGCCCGGAACATCAAGTTGTCGGAAGCTCCGAGCTACGGTGTACCGGCTATTTCATATGACGCCAGCTCAAAAGGTGCTGTCAGCTACCTGAACCTGGCCCGTGAATTATTGCAAAACAACGAAATGACAAAACTCAACAGCAAACAAGCTGTAGAACAATAA